The Bacteroidota bacterium genomic interval ACAGAAAATGCAAACATAAACTTACCTAAATCGTGTTGGTGTTCATCAGTTACAACACCTGCTAAATAACCTTTGCTTCTTAAATACCATACCAATAAATAAGTAATTGTTAAAGCACTTACCCAACCGGTAGCAAAGTTATAAATAGTGAATATAGTTGAATACCAATGAGCATCAATACTCATCATTAAATCCCATGCAAGCATAGAGAAAGTAAAACCAAATATGAATAAGAAGTAAGTTGATAGTTTAAAGTTTTTATCAAAATTTTCAACACCACCTATTAAGTCTTCGTTACGTGAGTTTTTTCTAATTTGAGCAGCAGCCCAAATCCAGAAAGCAGTAAATAAAACCAAACGAACCAAATAAAATGGTTGTGCTAAATACCAAGTTTTTTTAGCTAATAATGGATCTGATTCCATTACACCAGGGTGTGCCCAATGGTAAATACCGCCATGTAATACATAAAAGTTAATTAATATTATGGACAATAAAAAACTGGCACCAATTATCATGTAGGTACTCATTGCCTCTGGAATTCTGCGAATAGCTACATACCAAGCTGCGTTAGCCAACTGGCTGATAACAACAAAAATAATAGCACAGGTAGCAATAATAAAAGTGAAATAGCTATCTATCAACATATTACCCCAAAACCTTTTAGCAACTAAATGGTGAGCATCTTCAGCACTTATTCCTTCAATAGAAGGATGATAAGTAAAGTAACCAAGTATAGTTAAAAGCACCCCAACAATCATCAAACCGTACGACCACTTTTTATTGCCTTCAGTTACTGTATATTTTTCTTCTTTAATTTCTATATGTGTATCGTGTGACATAATTTTTTTTCAAATAATTAATTCAACTTAATTTTTAACGGTACTATCAGCAGCAGCACTTGGAGCACTTGCAGTAGTTTTAAAAGTATTAACATAGTGTATTACCTGCCATATTTGATTAGGACTTAATACAGTACCATAAGCACCCATTAAGTTTCTACCATATTTAACAGAGTAAAATGCTTTTCCATCATTAATAGTTGGAAGCCTGTCTGCATAACTTGGTACTTTAGGAAACTTACCATCAGCAACTATAGTTCCATTTCCTTGTCCGTCCTCGCCATGGCAAGGAGTACAGTTAATAGAGTATAATCTTTTACCTTCAGCTAAATTGTAAACAGTAGCACTTAGCGGATTTTTCAGAGCACCGGCAGCTTCATAAGCTTCCGTTGTTTTAGGAAAATCATAAGTAGCGTAATCAGCCTGACCACGTGCAATAGTGTGTTTTGCAGGTAAACGCATATTCATACCATTAGGGTTAATAGTATTTGGTTTATCTTCTTCCTGACTCAAAGGCTCATAAGCAAATGAATGGTACATATTAGGTGCATACTCTAATCCCGGATTATCACCTCCGGCCGTACATGAGGCTATAAAAGCCATACCCGAACCTAATAAAATAGCTATACTTATATTTTTTAATTTCATAGTATTAGTCTTCAAACTCCCTTTCTCTTATTTCAATAGCTCCATTATTTTTCAATAATGAACTTAACTCAGTTATATCTGTTTTGTTAGGTACCACATCAATAGCTACTACAAATAAATCATCAGTAACTCTGATATCAATAATATCAGCATTTTTACCCCAAATCATTTTGTTAACAGCAAAGAAGCAACCCACCATACCAAAGGCAGTACATAAAATGGCCAACTCAAATGTTATTGGAATATAAGTTGGTATATGCAATGAAGGTTTACCACCTACATTTATTTGCCAATCAAAATAAGAAGCATATGATTGTAAAGTTAAAGCCAATACAATACCGGTCATAGCAAAACAAAACGCAGCAACTGTTAATCTTGATCTTTTAATTCCCAATACTCTGTCCATTCCGTGAATAGCAAATGGCGAGTATACATCTCTAACTCTGTACCCATCATGAATCAACTTTTTAGTTGTATCATAAATATGGTCAGGGTCGTTATAAATTCCTAAAATTACTTTATTAGTGTCCATGAACTGAATCTCCTTTCGTTTCGTGTGCGTGATTAGGCATTTTGTGATTGTTTTTTAATAATTCAGTGTATTGTTTTTCTAATTCCAAAGCATGTTTAGTTTTAACAATACTTTTCAACTCACTCATGTTAATAGAAGGTAAAAACTTCATGAATAAGAAAAATAAGAAGAAGAACAATCCAAATGAACCAATTAAAATAGATACCTCAACAAGAGTAGGTGTATACATACTCCAACTTGAAGGAAGGAAATCTCTATGTAACGAAGTTACGATGATTACGAAACGTTCAAACCACATACCTATATTCACAATAATTGACATAATGAAAATAAACCAAGGTGTAGTACGTGCCCATTTAATCCAGAATACCTGAGGAGCCACCAAGTTACATCCCATCATTATCCAGTAACTCCATCCGTAAGGACCGAAAGCACGGTTTAAGAAAGCATATTGCTCATATTCAACACCAGAGTATGCAGCCACAAAGAACTCAGTAATGTAAGCTAAACCTACCATTGTTCCTGTTAACATTACTACACGACACATTGCATCTAAATGCGCTTCAGTAATATAATCTTTATAGCTTAATACTTCACGGGCAACAATCAATAAAGTTAATACCATTCCAAATCCCGAGAAGATAGCTCCCGCAACAAAGTAAGGAGGAAAAATAGTTGTATGCCATCCCGGTACTAATGAAGTAGCAAAGTCCATAGATACAATTGAGTGAACCGAAAGTACCAAGGGAGTAGAAATAGCCGCTAATATTAAACTGATTACTTCATATCTGTGCCATACTTTAGTTGAACCATTCCAACCCATTGCAAAGAAACCATACCAGAATTTACGTACTTTACTGGTTGCTCTATCACGTACGGTAGCTATATCTGGTATTAAACCTACATACCAGAATACTAATGATACTGAGAAATAAGTAGAGATTGCAAATACGTCCCAAACCAAAGGTGAGTTAAAGTTTACCCATAAACTACCCAAAGCATTTGGAAGCGGAATAGGCCAATAAGCTACCCACGGACGACCCATGTGAGATAAAATAAATGATGCCGCACAAACTACCGCAAAAATGGTCATTGCTTCTGCTGAACGGTTAATAGACATACGCCATTTTTGGCGGAATAATAATAATACTGCTGAAATTAAAGTACCGGCATGTCCAATACCTACCCAAAATACGAAATTGGTAATATCAAAAGCCCAACCCACAGTTTTATTTAAACCCCAGGCTCCTAAACCCACTAGCATGGTATAAGTAGTGGCAAAAATCCAAATTGCTAAAACAATAGTTGATAAACCAAATCCAATCCACCAACCTTTTGACGGTTTGTTTTCTATTGGACGAGTGATTTCTTTCGTAATATCACTGTAGGTTTTACCACCTGTTACGAGCAAATCTCTAATTGGTGATTCGTATGACATGTAATTATATTATTTTAAAATTTTTGTTTAATTGATTAATAAATTTTGATTAATGAGCTTCGTGCGCAGCTTCTTTAGCAGGCTCATGTTTTTCTTCATGATGCGCAACTGGAGCTTTTTGCTCACCGGCAATAGGTTCGTTTACGTTTCTTATTTTAGTTAAGTAACCAACTGAAGGTTGAACGTTGTACTCTTCTAATAGAACATATTTACGTTCGTTTTTGAATAATTTAGAAATTTCGCTGTTAGCATCATTCATATCACCAAAAACCAAAGCATCTGCAGGGCATGATTGTTGGCAAGCTGTTTTCACATCACCATCAACCATTGTTCTGTTTTCAATTTTAGCTTTTAACTTACCGGCTTGGATACGTTGAACGCAGAAAGAACATTTTTCCATAACCCCTCTAGAACGAACAGTTACATCAGGATTGATAACCATTCTACCTAAATCATTATTGAAATGGAAATCAAATTGATCATTTTCTCTGTATTTAAACCAATTGAATCTACGTACTTTATAAGGACAGTTATTTGCACAGTACCTGGTTCCTACACAACGGTTATAAGCCATTTGGTTTAAACCTTCTGAGCTATGAACTGTTGCTAATACAGGGCAAACTGTTTCGCAAGGAGCGTGACCACAATGTTGGCACATCATAGGTTGATACATTACCGAAACATTTTCGTAATCAACATCGCTGCCTTTTTTATCTAATTCTTTTTCTTTGGTAGTTACTACACCCTTGCTATCTTTAAAGCTATAGTATCTGTCAATACGTATCCAGTGCATTTCGCGACTGTTTAATATTTCTTTTCTACCAACTACAGGTACATTGTTCTCAGCTGAACAACTTACCACACAAGCTCCACAACCAGTACAAGCATTCATATCGATAGCCATACCCCATTTGTGTCCTTTGCTATCATGCTCTTCCCATAATGAAATAATATGAGCATGCTCGTTATTACCTGCACTTGGGTTTTTAATATACTCGTTTAACGAAGCTTCACGTAATAAATTACGGCCTTCAATAGTATGGTGAGTTTGAGTTTGCGCTAATTCGTAATCATCGCCAGTTTTGGTTAAAGTAATCGCTTCACTGGCATTGTACTTAAAGTTACCGTTTTCTAATGAAACTAAACCAAAAGCATTTTTACCTAAACCTTTACCAAAATGCGAAGCTACTTTACCATGCGTTTTTCCGTAACCAACGGCTAATCCAATAGTTGAATTGGCTTGACCAGGTTGAACTAATACAGGTAAACCTTCAATTTTGTTATTACCAACAGCTAAAGTAACTACATCACCATCTTTTAATTGGAATTTGTCGGCAGTTACTTTACCAATGGTTAAGTAATTATCCCAGCAAACTTTACTAATTGGGTCAGGTAATTCTTGTAACCAAGGGTTATTAGCATGTGTTCCATCGCTTAAACCTACTTTGGTATATAATTTTAATTCAGTATTGTTTTTGTTGTTTACATAATTAACAGTTACTCTGTTAGCTATTTCGCTGCTTAAAGGAGCTGCTGTAGCTGAACTAACTGCTTTTGGAGCCATTACATAAAATCCATCATGTAAAGCTTTGTTCCAAGCCTCTTCGCCTGCCATTAATATAGATGACTGCCAGTTGTTTTTTACGTAAGTGTAAAAATCAGTGGTATTACCAGCCCAAGTTAATAAACTTTCTTGTGCCTGACGGGTATCAAATACATTAGTAATAGTTGGCTGTGTTAAACCAAAGTAACCTACTTTAGGTTCAGCATCGTTCCAGCTTTCTAAGTAATGGTTATCCGGGGTTTGGAATTTACATAATTCACCTGTTTCGTCAGTTGACGCATTGGTTGAAATTGACGTTCCCACTTTGGCTAATGCTTTTTTAAATCTATCAGCATTGTAGTAGCTATAAGCAGGATTTGTATTGTAGAAAATTACTGCATCAACAGCACCACTTTCCATGTCAGCAACAAATGCTTCAAAAGCTGCATCATTGCCACTGGCTTGGTTTGAGTAATTATCTAAATCAATAGTAGTGCCTATATTGCCTAATAAGCCGTTAATAGCAGCTACTAATAATTGATTGTCTAGGTTATTTGAACCCGAAACTACTAATGATTGACCTTTAGCAGCTATTAATTCTTTAGCAGCTAAATCAACCGAGTTTACAGCTAATTCAATAGTAGGCACATTAAATGTTGGTGCGCCTGAAGCAGCAGCCACTTTATTGTAAATACTTAATAAAACTGCTCCTTCCATCGAAGGTTTAATAGGGAAACGGTAATCGGCATTTGAACCCGTAAGCGATAAATTGCTTTCAAAATGCAAATGACGGCTCATTTTTTTGTTTTCAGCCTTACGGTTTTTAGCCCAACCTTTAGTGTATTCAACCGGTGAAATCCAAGTACCTAAAAAGTCAGCACCAAAACTTACTATTACATTGGCTTTATCAAAGTTATATGAAGGAACAACTGCTTTACCAAAAGCAACGCGGTTGGCTTCAATTAATGCTGCATATGAAATGGCTTCGTAACCAACTGTTTTTGTTGATGGATACTTAGCTGTAAATTCAGCAATGGCTTTTTTAGTTGATGGGCTGGTAATAGTTGTTGTAACTATTCTAATATTTTTAGCTGAAGCTAAAGCTTTAGTAATATCAGCATCTACTGCTTTCCAGGTACTTTCGTTGCTACCGCTACGAGGTGCTTTTAAGCGCTCGTTATCGTACAAACCTAAAATACTGGCGTGGCCTGTAGCACAAACACCACCTTTAAATACTGGCGATTCGCTGTTACCTTCTATTTTAACCGGACGACCTTCGCGTGTTTTAACTAAAATACTACATCCTGTAGAGCAAGCACCACAAGTAGTAGCATACCAGTTAGGTATACCCGGGGTTATATTTTCTGGTTTAACTATATAAGGAATTGCATTTTTTACAGGAGTTCTGTTACAAGCAGCTAAAGCAACAGCCGAAATACTAAAACCAAAGTATTTCAAGAAATCACGTCTGTTAGATTGTAATTCTCCGTCAGAGTCAGTTAATACTTCTTCCAAAGGAATACCTTGTGCAAATTCATTTTTTTTGCTAGTAACAAATTTTGGATCGTTGTTTAACTCTTCTAAACCTTTCCAGTATTTATTTTTATTTTCCATTGATAATTTTTTCTTCCTTAATAAAATTTGAACCTGTTTAAATTTTGATTAGTAATGACATTTAGCACACTCTAATCCACCATTTTGAGCAACAGTGATAAAATCTTTGTTACTTGCTTTTAAGTCTTTGTGTAACTTTTCGTAGTAATCGTTATTAGCTACATCAACTTTAGCCTCACGGTGACAGTTAATACACCATCCCATTTGCAAGCTGCGTTGTTGGCTTACTACTTTCATTTTCTCAATCGGGCCATGGCAAGCTTGGCACTCTACTTTACCAATTTTAACGTGTTGAGAGTGGTTAAAATAAGCATGGTCAGGTAAATTGTGAATTCTTATCCATTTAATAGGTTGTTGTTTAAAGCCGGCTATATAAGCACCTTTTTCAGCATCGTAACCTACTGCATTATAAATTTTTTGAATTTCAGGTGAAACTTGTCCATTGTATTTATCTTTTGCTTTTACATACATATGGCAATTCATACAAGTACTAGCCGAAGGTATAGAAGCTTGTTTACTTTTATCGGCACTTGAGTGACAGTATTGGCAATTAATTTTGTATTTACCTGCGTGTAATTCGTGTGAGTAATTAATAGGTTGCGTTGGCGCATATCCTTTTTGTACACCTACTTCTTTGTTCGCAAAATCAAAACCGTATAAACCTAAAACAATAGTAATTACTGCTCCTACCGCTAAAGTACCTACTACAGGGTGTTTAACAAACAATTTGTAACGGATGGCTTTTTTGTTTTGTTTCCAGTGAATTTTAGGCTCTTCAGCCATTTCAGGATGTTTTTCGTTGTAAATGTTTTCAATTACTTTACGAATATTAACAAGTATAAAAATAATGGCTATTAAAATAACAGCAAAAATGGATAAGCCTATTAACATACCCTGGGTATAAAAACCACCGTCTCCGTTTGCAGGAGCAGCTCCACCTTCAGCGCCTGCAGTTGCAGCAGCCGGAGCAGGTCCACCTGTTTTAACGTAGGCTAAAATTGATTTAATTTGGTCATCGCTTAACTGAGGGAAAGCAGTCATTTGCGACTGATTGTACTCATTATAGATTTTATTGGCGTAAGCATCGCCTGATTTAATAACTGCTTGTGAGTTTTTAACCCATTTGATAAGCCAAGCTTCACTTTGTCTTTTATCAATGTCTTTTAGAGCAGGGCCAACAACTTTGTCGTTTATAGCGTGGCAAGCCGTACAATTTGCATTGAATAATTTTTCTCCCTCAGCAACATCAGCAAACGATAATTTTGTTACTAATAAAAGGGCCGTTAAAAATAGTACTATTTTATTAAGTCTCATCTATAATTTATTTTACAATACCTTTACAAATCTATATGTTGTTAAGTGTAGCACATCACTGATTTTTATCAATGAAGTCTAGGCTTAACAAGATGCGAATATAATAAGTTAAATGACGGATGATTTGCTGTTAATAAATAAATATTATTTAGATAAAATCTATTTAAAACATGCTGTAAATCTTTGTGTTTTATTTTTGCAGAAGCTTTTCAACAGTAATATCACTTAATTCCTGTTGATTGTCGAGATTTTCGAATGGAGAGTTTTTACTGATAAATTCCGGAACTATTTCTTTCATTTTTGATACAATAGCCATTTGGTTTTGCTTTTTGTATAAATCAAGCAATGAATTTACATCTGTTTGCACTTGTTCAAAATTATAATGACGTACTTTTCCTATCATTATTTTAGAATGATGGGTAGGCATGGTGTTTTCATCATCATTCAATAATTCTTCGTATATTTTTTCTCCCGGTCGTAAACCCGAGTATATTATTTGAATATCTTTTCCTAAGGTTAAACCCGAAAGCTTCACCATTTTTTTAGCTAAGTCTATAATTTTTACCGACTTACCCATATCAAAAATAAATATTTCGCCTCCCTGCCCCATAAATCCGGCTTCCAATACCAATTGGCAGGCTTCAGGAATGGTCATAAAATAACGGGTAATTTCCGGATGGGTAACCGTTATAGGCCCTCCCATTTCTATTTGTTTTCTGAAACGTGGAATAACAGAACCACTTGAACCCAATACATTACCAAAACGGGTAGTAATAAACTTGGTAGTACCGGTCTGGTTTAATTTGGCGTGGTTATTTAATGATTGTACGTAAATTTCGGCAATACGTTTAGAGGCTCCCATTATATTGGTTGGGTTTACTGCCTTATCAGTACTTACCATTACAAATTTTTCTACTTTATACTCTACCGCAAAATTGGCAATGGCTATAGTTCCACCTACATTGGTTTTTACTGCTTCCGATGGATTGTTTTCCATTAAAGGCACGTGTTTGTAGGCGGCAGCATGGTAAATAACATCAGGATGATACTTTTCAAAGATGGCTTTCATCCTTTCTTTATTGGTAATATCTGCTACCAATATATCTATTAGTTTATTCGACTGCTTATTAAGTGTTTCTGCTATAGACGATTCCAACTGGTACAAACCAATTTCGCTACAATCAACAGCTACAATTTTTTTAATTTTAAACTTACATAACTGGTTCACAATTTCGCTGCCAATAGAACCTGCAGCACCTGTTACCATAATTACTTTATTGTTTAACTCTTTGCCAATAGCGTCTATATCCAGTTCAATAGTATCTCTTTCTATTAAGTCTTCAATCTTAACCGTTTTTATCTGGTTAAAACTCAATTCCCCGTTAATCCATTTTTCAACAGGAGGAACACTCATTACATTGATATTGCTTGAAAGGCATTTGTCAATAATTTCCTGCTTACGGTTTTTACTCATATTAACCGCACTTATAATTACGTGGTCAATATTAAACTTGCGTAAAACCTCATCCAACTCATCGTCAAAGTCGTAAATGCGCACACCTTCAATTGATTTTCTTTTTTTACTTTGGTTATCATCAAAAAAGGCTTCAATTTTATTATTAAAACCACTGTGTTGTTCCAGTTTACGTTTGGTTATAATACCTGCTTCTCCTGCGCCAAAAATAGCATAGCTAACTACCTTACCTTTATTTTGATACGATGTTTTAAGGTATAATAATTTAACAAATATGCGGAACGAGCCAAGGAAAAAGGTAGTTAAAATAAAATCGAGAATAATAATAGAGGTAGGTATAAAAGTAATTTGACTGGCATAAAATACTTTATAAAAAATAGAAATGAATACCAAGCCTACACTGCTAAAAAGGGTGGTGTACAATATTTTAATTCCGTCCTGCACACTTGTATGGCGTATAATACCGGTATACAGTTTAAAGTACATCATAAATACAGCTTTAACCAAAACTATAATAGGAAGCACTTTAATAATTAACTCTAAAGTTCTATCGTCAACTCGTAAACTAAAACGTAAAATAACAGATGCTACAAAAGCAAAAGCGCAGATTCCAATATCAAAAGCAAATATTAACCAACGCGGAATATTTGAACTGTTATTAAAAAGTATACGTAATATTTTCATTTATTTTCTGTTGTGGCGCAAATATATATGAATTTTAATTGAAAAAAGAAAGCATTTTTTTAACTTCATTTACATCTTAATAAATACTTTACCAAATGCCTTACTCAATTCATAAACTGCACGTATTAATTTACGAATAAAAATAAAAATTGGATTTGCATGGTTTAGTTTTTATCAAATTTGCGTTTAAAACCCGGGTAAGTAAAAACACAAATCAAAATAATAAGTGCTCCAATATAAAATTGGCTATTCATTATTTCCGATTGGCCAAACAATAGCAGAGAAAACACCACCCCGTAAATAGGTTCTAAGTTATTGGTAATAATAACCGTAAAGGGTGTAAAGTATTTCATTATCTCTACACTCATGGTAAAAGCAACTGTGGTGCATAACACACTTAAAATGAGCAGCCAAATAAAATCTTCTGTGCTTAGTGACGGAAAAAATGATTCGGATTGCATAAATAACTTAACCAGCGTAATAATAATAAAAGCCCCTATAAACTCAACCAGCGTAATAACCGAACTATTATGTTTGGTTATGAGTTTACCGTTATAAGTACCAAAAAAAGCACCTGTTAAAGCTGCCAGTACCCCATAAATAACGCCTAAAAAGGCACCCGAATCAAAACTTAAAATAATAGCTAAGCCAATAAATATAACAATACCATAAAAGGCATCGCCCCAAAAAAACTTTTTCTTTAACAGCAGTGGTTGCATAAATGAAGCAAACAATGTCATGGTGCTAAAGCCTGCCATGGCAATGGAAACATTAGATACTTTAATAGCATGGTAAAAGAAAAACCAATGCAAGCCCACTATTAAACCCATAAAAAGCAATTCAAAAACTTCCTTTAAGCGGATATCAAATTTATACTTACGGTATAAAACAAAAACATACAAACTAAGCGAAGCCAGTATTAAACGCCACCAAACCAAATCCAATGCCTGTAAACTGATCAATTTCCCTAAAACAGGCGTTAAGCCCCATAGAAAAACAATAAAATGTAAGCGGAGAAGTTTATTGGTTTTTAGCAAATGCGTTAATTATTTAGGGGCTGTTTTTAAAAGAAACAAAGCTACTATTAAAAAGAAAGCGGGCGGAATCCATACAGCCAGCGTTGGCGGCAATACGGCTGTAAAACCCATTACATTAAATATTTGAATTAAAAACAAATAGGTAATAGTTAGAGCAAAACCCAGCGCTATATGCGCCCCTGTGCCTCCCCTGCTTTTTTTGCTTGAAACAGCTACCGCCAAAATAGTTAATATAAAAAATGAAGTAGGTACCGCTACTCTTTTGTACAACTCCACCATAAACTTATGTACGGGAGCACCTTTGCTTTTTTCTTTCCTGATATACTCGTTCAGTTCCGGATTGGTCATGCTCGATACATAATTGGCCTTTAACACAAATTCATCGGGTTTAATTTTTAAAACCGTATCCAAGCTGGCCAGTTTACGCAAGGGTTCATCGTTACCAATAAACAAACGTTGTTGTACATTTTCCAAGGTCCACAACTGTTTGGTTTTATTCCAAAGCAAACGCGTAGCAAATATTCTATTGTATATTTTATTTTTAGAGTAACCTTCAATGGTACAATTGTAGCCCACACTATCCA includes:
- a CDS encoding LptF/LptG family permease codes for the protein MNKIVEFFKLGIIDKYIMRKYLSTFFFCVLLFTLIAIFIDISEKMDDYIKRKPPLSVLVFDYYIWFIPYFMGLFSPVFLFLSTIFFNSKQAQNTEIIAVLNSGAPYYRFLKPYILSSALLFVVFLLANMHLMPIADKHRLKFEDDWIHEKVVTQNNNIYYMINDSSVIHMESYNYLDSVGYNCTIEGYSKNKIYNRIFATRLLWNKTKQLWTLENVQQRLFIGNDEPLRKLASLDTVLKIKPDEFVLKANYVSSMTNPELNEYIRKEKSKGAPVHKFMVELYKRVAVPTSFFILTILAVAVSSKKSRGGTGAHIALGFALTITYLFLIQIFNVMGFTAVLPPTLAVWIPPAFFLIVALFLLKTAPK